One genomic window of Gossypium hirsutum isolate 1008001.06 chromosome D11, Gossypium_hirsutum_v2.1, whole genome shotgun sequence includes the following:
- the LOC121223562 gene encoding 60S ribosomal protein L24, whose product MVLKTELCRFSGAKIYPGKGIRFIRSDSQVFLFSNSKCKRYFHNRLKPSKLTWTAMYRKQHKKDIAQGAVKKRRRATKKPYSRSIVGATLEVIQKKRSEKPEVRDAAREAALREIKERIKKTKDEKKAKKAEVAAKQQKTQGKGNIPKGGAPKGAKLGGGGKR is encoded by the exons ATGGTTCTCAA GACGGAGCTTTGTCGGTTTAGTGGTGCCAAGATATACCCAGGGAAAGGCATCAGATTTATCCGTTCTGATTCTCAG GTCTTCCTTTTTTCAAACTCAAAATGCAAGAGGTACTTCCACAACCGTTTGAAGCCATCAAAACTTACATGGACAGCCATGTATAGGAAGCAACATAAGAAG GACATTGCTCAAGGGGCCGTTAAGAAGAGGAGACGTGCCACAAAGAAGCCATACTCCAGATCCATCGTCGGTGCCACCTTAGAGGTTATCCAAAAGAAGAGGAGCGAGAAACCTGAAGTTCGTGACGCTGCTCGGGAAGCTGCACTCCG AGAAATCAAGGAAAGGATCAAGAAAACCAAGGATGAAAAGAAAGCAAAGAAAGCCGAAGTAGCGGCGAAGCAACAAAAGACGCAGGGCAAAGGTAACATTCCTAAGGGTGGTGCACCAAAAGGTGCCAAGCTCGGCGGCGGCGGAAAGCGTTGA